A single region of the Fenollaria sporofastidiosus genome encodes:
- the dprA gene encoding DNA-processing protein DprA, with translation MEQRDILLYLNSIYAERAAVYSLFDLNIDLNDIMSMDRASLKRLNIFTDAIIDKITKDDKEAIVYRIKEKLEKLGAHFITFLDKEFPSRLLFIDDPPYLLFIKGEILDEDENSVAIVGARKSTSYGQLACKEIARDLSMKKICIISGLALGIDAIAHTTALDNANRTIAVIGNGIDGVYPRRNERLYAEIAEHGAVVSEFPIGEQPLRYNFPVRNRIISGLSKLVIVVEAQKRSGSLITARLALEQGRDVYAVPGNIFSANSEGCNTLIRDGAGIYTNCEDLIETSSLVDRSVATKEEDLDLSDDERKVYDIIKNGDVNYEIILAKAGLDSASLSALLTILELKGVITSQGQRTYYANRR, from the coding sequence ATGGAACAAAGAGATATACTTTTGTACTTAAACAGCATATATGCTGAAAGAGCTGCTGTATATAGCCTTTTTGACTTAAATATTGACTTAAATGATATTATGAGCATGGATAGAGCGTCATTAAAGAGGCTAAATATATTTACAGACGCAATAATAGATAAAATCACAAAAGACGACAAGGAAGCTATAGTATATAGAATAAAAGAGAAATTAGAAAAGCTAGGAGCTCACTTCATAACTTTTCTTGATAAGGAGTTTCCTAGTAGACTTCTTTTTATAGATGATCCGCCATATTTATTATTTATTAAAGGCGAGATACTAGATGAAGATGAAAATTCGGTAGCCATAGTTGGAGCGAGAAAGTCGACTAGCTATGGTCAGCTTGCATGCAAAGAGATAGCAAGAGACTTATCTATGAAGAAGATATGTATTATATCTGGTCTTGCATTAGGTATAGATGCTATAGCACATACAACAGCACTTGATAACGCAAACAGAACCATAGCCGTTATTGGCAACGGCATTGACGGGGTGTATCCAAGACGCAATGAAAGACTGTATGCCGAAATTGCTGAACATGGAGCTGTTGTATCTGAGTTTCCTATAGGAGAGCAGCCGCTTAGATATAATTTTCCGGTAAGGAATAGAATCATTAGTGGACTTTCAAAGCTAGTTATAGTTGTTGAAGCTCAAAAGAGAAGTGGCTCGCTTATTACTGCAAGGCTCGCTCTTGAACAAGGCCGTGATGTGTACGCAGTGCCAGGAAATATTTTCTCCGCTAATAGTGAAGGCTGTAACACACTTATTAGAGATGGAGCAGGCATATATACAAACTGTGAAGACCTTATCGAAACAAGCAGTTTAGTTGATAGGTCAGTAGCTACAAAAGAAGAAGATTTAGATTTAAGTGATGATGAGAGAAAAGTTTATGATATAATTAAAAATGGCGATGTAAATTATGAGATAATACTCGCAAAAGCAGGACTAGATAGCGCCTCTTTGTCGGCTCTACTAACTATACTTGAGCTTAAGGGAGTAATTACTAGTCAAGGACAAAGAACATACTATGCAAACAGAAGGTGA
- the yqeK gene encoding bis(5'-nucleosyl)-tetraphosphatase (symmetrical) YqeK — translation MYDIEKFKEKLKSEVKQSRYEHSLSVMNFSVELAKYYGVDEEKARVAGLLHDCAKYKDTDKILQKAKEFDIIIDGDLKHTIKVLHALLGYYIARYEYGVEDEEVLLAIKNHALGRENMSDLEKIVFYADFAEPLRTYSMAEKLREFKYEGLTKAAYEAVNCNLCYLLEEGLYVHPQSLKTRNSLLLELKGE, via the coding sequence ATGTATGATATAGAAAAGTTTAAAGAAAAACTTAAGAGCGAAGTAAAACAGTCAAGGTATGAGCACTCTTTATCTGTTATGAATTTTTCAGTAGAGCTTGCAAAATACTATGGCGTAGACGAAGAGAAGGCAAGGGTCGCGGGACTTTTGCACGACTGCGCAAAATATAAAGATACTGATAAGATATTGCAAAAAGCAAAAGAATTTGATATAATAATTGATGGTGACTTAAAGCACACCATAAAAGTTTTGCATGCTTTGCTAGGATACTATATAGCTAGATATGAGTATGGAGTAGAGGATGAAGAAGTGCTTTTAGCAATAAAGAATCACGCACTTGGAAGAGAAAACATGAGTGATTTAGAGAAGATTGTGTTTTATGCAGACTTTGCAGAGCCATTAAGAACTTACTCTATGGCTGAAAAGTTAAGAGAGTTTAAGTATGAAGGGCTTACAAAGGCAGCATATGAAGCCGTTAACTGCAACCTATGCTATTTACTAGAAGAAGGCTTATATGTACATCCACAATCATTAAAGACAAGAAATTCTTTATTATTGGAATTGAAAGGAGAGTAA
- the nifS gene encoding cysteine desulfurase NifS, whose translation MGFIYLDNAATTRVRKEVIDAMLPYYGEKYYNASSLYSLATDVKKDVVAAREKIASYFNCKADEIYFTSCGSESDNWALKGCAFKYMDKGRHIITTKIEHPAILNTCKFLEKEGFDITYLSVDEEGFIDLKELENAIREDTILVSIMFANNEIGTIEPIKEAAAIAHKHNVLFHTDAVQAVGNVRIDVKDLGVDMLSLSGHKLFGPKGIGALYIKNGVNIDNLIHGGGQERKRRAGTENTAEIIGLAKAIELLYDNFDKHNKHLRDRRDRLVKEVMERIPYTLYNGSKDVNRRLPGNASFCFKYVEGEALLLMLDAMGIAGSTGSACASGSLDPSHVLLAIGLPHEIAHGSLRLTFSEEITEEDVDYVVDSLVKIIERLRQMSPLYDEAIAKGEI comes from the coding sequence ATGGGCTTTATTTATTTGGATAATGCTGCAACAACTAGAGTTAGAAAAGAAGTTATAGATGCTATGCTACCTTATTATGGTGAAAAGTATTATAATGCTTCATCTCTATACTCATTAGCTACAGATGTTAAGAAGGATGTTGTAGCAGCAAGGGAGAAGATTGCTTCTTACTTTAATTGTAAGGCAGATGAAATATATTTTACAAGCTGTGGTTCAGAATCAGACAACTGGGCTTTAAAGGGTTGTGCTTTCAAGTATATGGACAAGGGAAGGCACATAATAACAACTAAGATTGAGCATCCAGCTATACTTAACACATGTAAGTTCCTTGAAAAGGAAGGTTTTGATATAACGTATCTAAGTGTTGATGAGGAAGGCTTTATCGACCTTAAAGAGCTTGAGAATGCTATCAGAGAGGATACTATATTGGTAAGCATAATGTTTGCTAATAATGAGATAGGAACTATTGAGCCAATCAAAGAAGCGGCTGCTATAGCTCATAAGCACAACGTACTATTCCACACTGACGCTGTTCAAGCTGTTGGTAATGTTAGGATAGACGTAAAAGACTTAGGAGTTGATATGTTGAGCTTATCTGGTCATAAATTATTTGGACCAAAAGGTATAGGAGCACTTTATATTAAGAATGGCGTAAACATAGACAACTTAATTCACGGCGGAGGACAAGAAAGAAAGAGAAGAGCAGGAACTGAAAATACTGCTGAAATCATTGGTCTTGCTAAAGCTATAGAATTATTATATGATAACTTTGATAAACATAACAAACATTTAAGAGACAGAAGAGACAGATTAGTTAAAGAAGTTATGGAGAGAATTCCATATACACTATATAACGGAAGTAAAGATGTAAACAGAAGATTACCTGGTAATGCATCATTCTGCTTTAAGTATGTAGAAGGCGAAGCTCTTTTACTAATGCTTGATGCTATGGGCATAGCCGGATCAACAGGTTCTGCGTGCGCATCAGGTTCACTTGATCCATCACACGTACTTCTTGCAATAGGACTTCCACATGAGATTGCACATGGATCTTTGAGACTAACATTCTCAGAAGAAATTACAGAAGAAGATGTAGACTATGTTGTAGATAGTCTTGTAAAGATTATAGAAAGATTAAGACAAATGTCACCTCTATATGATGAGGCGATTGCGAAAGGAGAAATATAA
- a CDS encoding YhbY family RNA-binding protein, with the protein MTGKERAKLKSIAQNLKATFQIGKEGISAEFINQIDDYLEKNEIVKIRVLNNSSEDVKEAQAFLMEELNCEFVQQIGSIFVIYRESLKRPRLLQDEK; encoded by the coding sequence ATGACAGGAAAAGAAAGAGCAAAGTTAAAATCAATCGCACAAAATTTAAAAGCTACATTCCAAATAGGTAAGGAAGGAATTTCAGCTGAATTTATAAATCAAATCGATGATTATCTAGAAAAGAATGAGATCGTTAAGATTAGAGTTTTAAATAATTCATCAGAAGATGTAAAAGAAGCACAAGCCTTTCTTATGGAAGAGCTAAACTGCGAATTTGTTCAGCAAATTGGTTCTATATTTGTTATATATAGAGAGTCTTTAAAGAGACCAAGACTTTTGCAAGATGAAAAATAA
- the rplU gene encoding 50S ribosomal protein L21: MYAIVETGGKQYMVKENDVIHVEKLEANEGDEISLENVLFVSNDGDNKVGKPYVEGAKVTCKVLKQGKSKKIIVFKYKPKKNERKKKGHRQPFTRLEVTKIEA, translated from the coding sequence TTGTACGCAATAGTAGAAACAGGTGGAAAACAATACATGGTTAAAGAAAACGATGTAATCCACGTAGAAAAGTTAGAAGCTAACGAAGGTGACGAAATTAGCTTAGAGAATGTACTTTTCGTCTCTAATGATGGGGATAATAAAGTAGGTAAACCTTACGTAGAAGGTGCTAAGGTTACTTGCAAAGTTTTGAAACAAGGTAAATCTAAAAAGATTATTGTATTCAAATATAAACCTAAAAAGAACGAAAGAAAGAAAAAAGGTCACAGACAACCATTTACAAGATTAGAAGTAACTAAGATCGAAGCTTAG
- the obgE gene encoding GTPase ObgE gives MVVLELKAGKGGDGMVGWRREKFEPAGGPYGGDGGKGASIILRADSNMRTLIDFKHKRIFKADNGENGKNKLQYGKDGEDLILTVPVGTLVKEYNSKGLIIDLKNDGDECIIAKGGRGGRGNAKFKNSVRQAPTFAEPGKKGEEIKVILELKLIADVGFIGYPNVGKSSLLSVISRAKPKIANYHFTTLEPNLGVVTTKDNNSFVVADIPGLIEGAHEGLGLGHNFLKHIERTNVLAHVVDASRSERQDPIEDFKKINEELFSYNEKLRDKKQLVVLNKADLVYDKEDLEKLQNDFKEMGYDSVITSSATLEGVELLKYKLYDIIKDMPKNVNETFDDTVYIKEDNEVPVHVYKSNGIYFVEGTKVENVLEGVYVDNLDSLRYFQRFLENEGIMDELRELGLEDSDTVDVCGFEFDYYK, from the coding sequence ATGGTAGTATTAGAACTAAAAGCCGGTAAAGGCGGAGACGGCATGGTTGGTTGGAGAAGAGAAAAGTTTGAACCTGCAGGAGGACCTTACGGAGGAGATGGAGGCAAGGGAGCATCCATCATATTGAGGGCTGACTCAAATATGAGAACGCTTATAGATTTTAAACATAAGAGAATATTCAAGGCTGATAATGGCGAGAACGGCAAGAACAAATTGCAATACGGTAAAGATGGTGAAGATTTGATTCTTACAGTTCCTGTTGGTACACTTGTTAAGGAGTATAATTCGAAAGGGCTTATTATAGACTTAAAGAATGATGGAGACGAATGCATCATTGCTAAGGGAGGCCGTGGCGGCAGAGGCAATGCTAAGTTCAAAAACTCTGTAAGACAGGCACCAACATTTGCAGAGCCTGGTAAAAAAGGTGAAGAGATAAAGGTAATACTTGAGTTAAAGCTTATAGCGGACGTTGGCTTTATAGGATATCCAAACGTTGGTAAGTCTTCATTACTATCGGTTATATCTAGAGCTAAACCAAAGATTGCAAACTATCACTTCACAACACTTGAACCGAACCTAGGAGTAGTAACAACAAAGGATAATAACAGCTTTGTTGTGGCTGACATACCAGGACTTATAGAGGGCGCACATGAAGGACTTGGACTTGGACATAATTTCTTAAAGCATATAGAAAGAACTAATGTGCTTGCTCATGTCGTTGATGCATCAAGATCAGAAAGACAAGACCCTATTGAAGATTTTAAAAAGATAAATGAAGAATTATTTTCTTATAATGAGAAATTAAGAGATAAGAAGCAATTAGTCGTATTAAATAAGGCTGATTTAGTTTATGATAAAGAAGATTTAGAAAAGCTTCAAAACGATTTTAAAGAGATGGGCTACGATAGCGTTATAACAAGTAGCGCAACACTTGAAGGTGTAGAGCTGCTTAAGTATAAACTATATGACATCATAAAAGACATGCCTAAAAATGTTAACGAAACATTTGATGATACAGTCTACATTAAGGAAGATAACGAAGTACCTGTACATGTATATAAGTCCAATGGTATATACTTTGTAGAGGGAACAAAGGTTGAAAATGTTTTAGAAGGTGTCTATGTGGATAATTTAGATTCGCTAAGATATTTCCAAAGATTCCTTGAGAATGAAGGTATCATGGATGAACTTAGAGAGTTAGGATTAGAAGACTCAGACACAGTTGATGTATGCGGATTTGAGTTTGATTATTATAAATAG
- the nadD gene encoding nicotinate (nicotinamide) nucleotide adenylyltransferase, with amino-acid sequence MKNKVLIFGGTFNPIHNGHLILAEQCINEEGYDKVVFIPTMNPYYKDTLDFDIRLKMLKMAIKDNDKFAYSSIEKRYDLEGKLYLMLEKISKLSDDDITILIGSDSLMNLDWWYKADEILKKYKILVLRRDDEDKAIEMKINEYKEKYGAHIKVLNNKRLEISSSMIREMIENGKSIKYLVSDEVEKFIKEEKLYV; translated from the coding sequence ATGAAAAATAAAGTGCTTATTTTTGGTGGCACCTTTAATCCCATACACAATGGTCATTTAATCTTAGCTGAGCAATGTATAAACGAAGAGGGCTATGATAAGGTAGTCTTTATTCCGACTATGAATCCATATTATAAGGATACACTTGACTTTGATATAAGACTTAAAATGTTAAAGATGGCGATAAAGGATAATGATAAATTTGCCTACTCAAGCATAGAAAAGAGATATGACTTAGAAGGTAAGCTTTACCTCATGCTTGAAAAGATTTCAAAGCTTAGTGATGATGACATCACTATACTTATAGGCTCGGATAGTCTTATGAATCTTGATTGGTGGTACAAGGCAGATGAGATACTTAAAAAGTATAAAATACTAGTACTAAGAAGAGATGATGAAGACAAGGCTATTGAAATGAAGATCAATGAATACAAAGAAAAGTATGGAGCCCACATAAAAGTTTTAAACAATAAAAGGCTTGAGATATCATCAAGTATGATACGCGAGATGATAGAGAACGGCAAATCGATTAAGTATCTAGTAAGTGATGAAGTGGAAAAGTTTATAAAGGAAGAGAAACTATATGTATGA
- the topA gene encoding type I DNA topoisomerase has translation MDLIIVESPTKAKTISKFLPKTYKIVASKGHLRDLPKSRFAIDVENNFEPEYINIRGKGPVINELKKLSKEAERVYLATDPDREGEAISYHLAYILGIDTKDLDRVEFHEITKNAVTNAIKEPRKINMDLVDAQQARRVLDRIVGYKISPILWKKIKSGLSAGRVQSSALKLIVDRKREIDAFVPEEYWNLKALYKHDKEEYEAKFVGTIDAKGNVSKVDIHNIKEKNAIAKEIKAADHICDSIKRSVSNRMPSPPYTTSTLQQDASRILNFSSSKTMKLAQSLYEGINIGKGSQTGLITYMRTDSTRLSDEACKSAQEYILNKYGKEYHKKNNYAHKKSKNVQDAHEAIRPVNINILPSQISKYLSQDELKLYRLIWQRFLMTQMTSAKFDTLTIDFASGKYIFRSNYKSLNFDGFLKVSSYEKFDEKKEIKLKQKDKVDLDKLEGEKKFTQPKSYYTEATLIKTLEELGIGRPSTYSPTISTLLNRNYIEIEKKMFIPTELGISVIKLLEENFKSIVDAKFTAYLESKLDDISFGKLDWKDVIASFYKDFIKDVDKAEKEAKEYELKDEVTDIKCKLCGKPMLIKRSKYGKFLGCSGFPECKYTEAIVEKTGAICPKCGHDIIKKKSKSGRIFYGCSNYPKCDFATFDEVYSKPCPKCGKYRTIKRKSKENIITCPNCGFEEVVDKKKLKYLIIFNKRLDIYIVSDIIDR, from the coding sequence ATGGATTTAATTATAGTTGAGTCCCCGACGAAGGCGAAAACTATTTCGAAGTTTTTACCAAAGACATATAAGATAGTTGCATCGAAGGGACACTTAAGAGACCTACCAAAGAGTAGGTTTGCAATTGATGTAGAAAATAATTTTGAACCAGAATATATTAATATAAGAGGCAAAGGACCTGTAATCAACGAGCTTAAAAAACTTTCTAAAGAAGCTGAAAGAGTATATCTTGCAACCGACCCCGATAGAGAGGGGGAGGCTATTAGCTATCACTTGGCATATATTTTAGGTATCGATACAAAGGACTTAGATAGAGTTGAGTTTCACGAAATTACAAAAAATGCTGTTACAAACGCTATAAAAGAGCCGCGTAAGATTAACATGGACTTAGTTGATGCTCAGCAAGCAAGAAGAGTTCTTGATAGAATCGTTGGTTATAAGATAAGCCCGATACTATGGAAGAAAATAAAATCTGGCTTATCAGCAGGTAGAGTGCAGTCGAGTGCGCTTAAGCTTATTGTTGATAGAAAAAGAGAGATAGACGCCTTTGTTCCTGAAGAATATTGGAACTTAAAGGCTCTATATAAACATGACAAGGAAGAGTATGAGGCAAAGTTCGTAGGAACTATCGATGCTAAAGGCAATGTAAGCAAAGTCGATATACACAATATTAAGGAAAAGAATGCCATAGCAAAGGAGATAAAGGCCGCTGACCACATATGCGATAGCATAAAAAGATCAGTATCAAATAGGATGCCAAGCCCACCGTATACAACAAGTACCCTACAACAGGATGCCTCAAGGATATTAAACTTTTCATCTTCTAAGACTATGAAGCTGGCACAGAGCTTGTATGAAGGTATTAACATTGGAAAAGGCTCACAAACTGGTCTTATAACTTACATGAGAACCGACTCAACAAGATTGTCAGATGAAGCGTGTAAGTCTGCTCAAGAATATATACTTAATAAATATGGCAAAGAGTATCACAAGAAAAATAATTATGCACATAAGAAATCTAAGAACGTTCAAGATGCTCACGAGGCAATAAGACCGGTTAATATAAATATATTACCTAGCCAAATATCAAAGTACTTATCACAAGATGAACTAAAGCTTTATAGACTTATATGGCAAAGATTTTTGATGACGCAAATGACAAGTGCTAAGTTCGATACTTTAACCATAGATTTTGCTTCAGGTAAATATATATTTAGATCGAACTATAAGAGCTTAAACTTTGATGGCTTCTTAAAGGTGTCTTCGTATGAAAAGTTTGATGAGAAAAAGGAAATAAAGCTTAAACAGAAGGATAAGGTGGACTTAGATAAGCTTGAAGGTGAGAAGAAATTCACACAGCCTAAGAGTTATTATACAGAGGCAACACTTATAAAAACACTTGAAGAGCTAGGCATTGGTAGGCCAAGTACTTACTCACCAACTATATCAACACTGCTTAATAGAAACTATATAGAGATAGAAAAGAAGATGTTTATACCAACAGAGCTTGGCATATCAGTAATAAAACTTTTAGAAGAAAACTTTAAGTCTATAGTCGATGCAAAGTTCACTGCTTATCTTGAAAGCAAACTTGATGACATCTCATTTGGTAAACTTGATTGGAAAGATGTTATAGCTAGCTTCTACAAAGACTTTATTAAGGATGTAGACAAGGCTGAGAAGGAAGCAAAAGAGTATGAGCTTAAGGATGAAGTAACAGATATTAAGTGCAAGCTATGCGGAAAACCTATGCTTATTAAGAGGTCTAAGTATGGTAAGTTCCTTGGATGTTCAGGTTTCCCTGAATGTAAATACACTGAAGCAATAGTTGAGAAGACTGGAGCAATATGCCCTAAGTGTGGACATGATATAATCAAGAAGAAGTCAAAGAGTGGAAGGATATTCTACGGCTGCTCTAACTATCCAAAATGTGACTTTGCTACTTTTGATGAAGTGTACTCAAAGCCATGTCCGAAGTGTGGCAAGTATAGGACCATAAAGAGAAAGAGCAAAGAAAACATAATCACTTGTCCTAATTGTGGCTTCGAAGAAGTTGTAGATAAGAAAAAGTTAAAATATTTAATAATATTTAATAAAAGGCTTGACATTTATATCGTTTCTGATATAATAGATAGGTAA
- a CDS encoding L-threonine 3-dehydrogenase has product MRKVLVTGALGQIGSELVKRFRKEYGDSNVVVSDVRELPERKDIIDAGPFELIDVTDGKRIKEVADKYKVNTIVHLAALLSAVGEKVPQKCWQINMGGLFNVLEVARENECQVFTPSSIACFGPDTPKDKTPQTTLQRPTSMYGVTKVAGENLCDYYHLRFGVDTRGVRFPGIISYDTLPGGGTTDYAVDIYYDAIKKGSYECFIKEGTYMDMMYMPDALNAVIQLIEADGSKLIHRNAFNIAAMSFEPEQIKKSIQKFMPDFTMTYNVDPVRQAIADSWPNSLDDSCARAEWGWKPEYDLDTMSKDMLEKLREKLK; this is encoded by the coding sequence ATGAGAAAAGTATTAGTTACTGGAGCTTTAGGACAAATAGGTTCTGAACTTGTTAAAAGATTTAGAAAAGAATACGGCGACAGCAATGTTGTTGTATCAGATGTAAGAGAACTACCTGAAAGAAAAGACATCATAGACGCAGGTCCATTTGAATTAATTGACGTTACTGATGGTAAGAGAATTAAAGAAGTAGCTGACAAATATAAAGTTAACACTATAGTTCACTTAGCAGCACTACTATCAGCAGTTGGTGAAAAGGTACCTCAAAAGTGCTGGCAAATAAACATGGGCGGTTTATTCAACGTTCTTGAAGTTGCTAGAGAAAATGAGTGCCAAGTATTTACTCCAAGCTCAATTGCATGCTTTGGACCAGATACACCAAAGGATAAGACACCTCAAACAACATTACAAAGACCAACATCTATGTACGGAGTAACTAAGGTTGCTGGCGAAAACCTATGCGACTACTACCACTTAAGATTTGGCGTTGACACAAGAGGAGTCAGATTCCCTGGAATCATATCATACGACACACTTCCAGGCGGAGGAACAACTGACTACGCTGTTGATATTTATTATGATGCAATTAAAAAAGGTTCTTACGAATGCTTCATCAAAGAAGGTACATACATGGACATGATGTATATGCCAGATGCTTTGAACGCAGTAATTCAACTTATAGAAGCTGACGGATCAAAACTAATACACAGAAATGCATTCAACATCGCTGCAATGAGCTTTGAGCCAGAACAAATTAAGAAGTCAATACAAAAATTCATGCCAGATTTTACTATGACATACAATGTTGACCCAGTTAGACAAGCAATTGCAGACTCATGGCCAAACTCATTAGATGACAGCTGTGCAAGAGCAGAATGGGGCTGGAAGCCTGAGTATGATCTTGACACAATGAGTAAAGACATGCTTGAAAAGCTAAGAGAAAAATTAAAATAG
- the rpmA gene encoding 50S ribosomal protein L27, protein MLKINLQLFSSKKGLGSSKNGRDSKPKMLGTKRGDGQFVLSGNILVRQRGTKIHPGNNVGRGKDDTLFAMIDGVVKFERKDKKRKQVSVYPKEVLA, encoded by the coding sequence ATGTTAAAAATTAATTTACAATTATTCTCCTCTAAAAAGGGACTTGGTTCTTCAAAAAACGGTAGAGACAGTAAGCCTAAAATGCTTGGAACAAAGCGTGGAGATGGCCAATTCGTTCTATCAGGTAATATACTTGTAAGACAAAGAGGAACAAAGATTCATCCCGGTAATAATGTCGGAAGAGGAAAAGATGATACACTTTTTGCTATGATCGATGGTGTTGTTAAATTCGAAAGAAAAGACAAGAAAAGAAAACAAGTAAGTGTATATCCAAAAGAAGTTTTAGCATAG
- the rsfS gene encoding ribosome silencing factor produces METKEKLEIIQNAIEAKKGFDIDTLFIGDKSSIADYFVICSANNKSHAESIMDEVDEKLAVQGILPRRVEGKATSKWIIMDYEDVIVHIFLNDEREYYNLERLWQNLETESEE; encoded by the coding sequence TTGGAAACTAAAGAAAAGTTAGAAATTATACAAAATGCAATAGAAGCAAAGAAAGGTTTTGATATTGATACTTTGTTTATAGGAGATAAAAGTTCTATTGCTGATTATTTTGTAATCTGTTCAGCCAATAATAAATCACACGCCGAGTCAATCATGGACGAGGTAGATGAAAAACTTGCTGTACAAGGTATTTTACCAAGACGCGTTGAAGGCAAGGCAACTAGCAAATGGATCATTATGGATTATGAAGACGTAATCGTTCACATATTTTTAAACGATGAGAGAGAATACTATAATCTAGAAAGATTATGGCAAAATTTAGAAACAGAAAGTGAGGAATAA
- a CDS encoding RidA family protein encodes MSLNTVDTKKAPGAVGPYSQAIAFERFCFTSGQLPIDPETGVLISDDIEKATEQSIKNVEAILNEAGFTLEDVVKTTIFVKNMKDFSKVNGVYEKYFSKHKPARSCVEVSTLPKDGLIEIEAIAYK; translated from the coding sequence ATGAGTCTAAATACTGTAGACACTAAAAAAGCACCAGGTGCTGTAGGACCATATTCACAAGCGATAGCTTTTGAAAGATTTTGTTTCACATCAGGCCAACTACCTATCGATCCTGAAACAGGAGTATTAATATCTGACGATATTGAAAAAGCTACTGAACAATCAATTAAGAATGTAGAAGCAATTCTAAACGAAGCTGGCTTCACATTAGAAGACGTAGTTAAGACAACTATATTCGTAAAGAATATGAAAGATTTTTCAAAAGTTAATGGCGTATACGAAAAATACTTCTCAAAACATAAACCTGCAAGATCTTGTGTAGAGGTAAGCACTCTACCAAAGGATGGGCTTATTGAAATAGAAGCAATTGCATACAAATAG
- a CDS encoding ribosomal-processing cysteine protease Prp: MTKVTFFEKDGKILEFEFDGHANYAHEDGIVCASLSALSISTVNSLEEIAGLNENEEYFVEIYEDEDKDEVKLKFKYKTDNPDKDYISQILLRSLLLSVKNI, from the coding sequence ATGACAAAGGTAACTTTTTTCGAAAAGGATGGCAAGATATTAGAGTTTGAATTCGATGGACATGCGAATTACGCCCATGAAGATGGCATAGTTTGTGCAAGTCTTTCAGCACTTTCAATATCAACAGTCAATTCTTTAGAAGAAATAGCAGGATTAAATGAAAACGAAGAATACTTCGTGGAAATTTATGAAGATGAGGATAAAGACGAAGTTAAATTAAAATTTAAGTATAAGACAGATAATCCTGACAAGGACTACATAAGTCAAATACTACTTAGGTCTTTATTACTAAGCGTTAAAAATATATAA